One segment of Candidatus Polarisedimenticolaceae bacterium DNA contains the following:
- a CDS encoding zf-TFIIB domain-containing protein: protein MRRLIRCPSCNRQYDATARAAGDFVRCRCGSRVPVGGDPPRDAAVVRCASCGAPREGAAPACRYCGSDFTIHEQDLLTICPACLARISSKARYCHHCATAIAPEEIGGEETERHCPACGDGKRLRSRALGAEGISVLECVRCAGLWLSTEAFQALRDRTLQATDPSPDPATVRAETRRRANPTPAKGRMYRKCPVCAELMTRINYAKRSGILLDRCALHGIWFDAQELEAALRWIRIGGERLARERDLREERERESLRRFRVEPKDPNDPRADTNAWGEERHNVVPWILGKLFG from the coding sequence GTGCGCCGCCTGATCCGCTGCCCCTCCTGCAACCGCCAGTACGACGCGACCGCTCGCGCCGCCGGCGACTTCGTCCGCTGCCGTTGCGGGAGCCGCGTCCCGGTCGGCGGAGACCCTCCCCGCGACGCCGCGGTCGTCCGCTGTGCGTCGTGCGGCGCCCCGCGGGAGGGGGCCGCTCCGGCGTGCCGATACTGCGGCTCCGACTTCACCATTCACGAGCAGGACCTCCTGACGATCTGCCCCGCGTGCCTCGCGCGGATCTCGAGCAAGGCGCGGTATTGCCACCACTGCGCCACCGCGATCGCCCCGGAAGAGATCGGCGGGGAGGAGACCGAGCGGCACTGCCCCGCCTGCGGAGACGGGAAGCGCCTGCGTTCCCGCGCGCTCGGCGCCGAGGGGATCTCGGTCCTCGAGTGCGTGCGCTGCGCGGGGTTGTGGCTTTCGACCGAGGCGTTCCAGGCCCTTCGCGACCGGACGCTGCAGGCGACGGATCCGTCCCCCGACCCGGCGACCGTGCGCGCGGAAACGCGGCGCCGGGCGAACCCGACCCCCGCGAAGGGGCGGATGTACCGGAAGTGCCCCGTCTGCGCGGAGCTGATGACCCGGATCAACTACGCGAAGCGAAGCGGGATCCTGCTCGACCGGTGCGCGCTGCACGGGATCTGGTTCGACGCGCAGGAGCTCGAGGCCGCCCTTCGCTGGATTCGCATCGGCGGGGAGCGGCTCGCCAGGGAACGGGACCTCCGCGAGGAGCGGGAGCGGGAATCGCTCCGGCGGTTCCGGGTCGAGCCGAAGGACCCGAACGACCCGCGCGCGGACACGAACGCGTGGGGCGAGGAGCGGCACAACGTCGTGCCCTGGATTCTCGGGAAGCTCTTCGGCTGA
- the pap gene encoding polyphosphate:AMP phosphotransferase — protein sequence MLETLDLRLRLPKSDYRNAIERSGLELGLLQRAAREAGLPVMLVFEGWDGAGKGDAIATLVEHMDPRGFKVFAPRQPSEDEAMRPTLWRFWRRLPARNEMTIFDRSWYHDLTIARLDGALDRPRWERAVDDAKDFERQLTDDGMLVVKFWLHVSRKEHRRRLKAWEKEPYQRWRTREPLGLGRLKYKKVVAVVEETLALTNTHNAPWVLVEAEEQRFRRVKILRETIAAMRRALMARGITPPEPLTPAQMKRAPKGKRHADPLKRPPAIPGDSPLARVDLSAKLPRSRYAKELKAAQERLRELEFRCYVERAPLVVVFEGWDAAGKGGAIKRLTEHLDPRGYAVIPIAKPEGAAAQRHYLWRFWDQLPKAGHFGIFDRSWYGRVLVERVEGFCSEAEWRRAYEEINEFEQALHDSGCAIVKFWLHIGPDEQLRRFREREASPIKNFKIVDEDWRNRAKWPPYLEAVSDMLRRTSTVYAPWTIVEANDKLHARVKIVKTVVQALEKRLGT from the coding sequence ATGCTCGAAACGCTCGATCTCCGGCTCCGGCTGCCGAAATCCGATTACAGGAACGCGATCGAGCGGTCGGGCCTGGAGCTCGGCCTGCTCCAGCGCGCCGCCCGGGAGGCGGGGCTCCCGGTGATGCTCGTTTTCGAAGGATGGGACGGCGCGGGCAAGGGGGACGCGATCGCGACCCTCGTCGAGCACATGGACCCGCGCGGCTTCAAGGTGTTCGCCCCGCGCCAGCCGAGCGAGGACGAGGCGATGCGTCCGACCCTGTGGCGCTTCTGGCGGAGGCTTCCGGCCCGGAACGAGATGACGATCTTCGACCGCTCCTGGTACCACGACCTCACGATCGCCCGGCTCGACGGGGCGCTCGACCGCCCGCGCTGGGAGCGCGCCGTCGACGACGCCAAGGATTTCGAGCGGCAGCTCACCGACGACGGGATGCTCGTCGTGAAGTTCTGGCTCCACGTCTCGCGCAAGGAGCATCGCCGGCGCCTGAAGGCGTGGGAGAAGGAGCCGTACCAGCGCTGGCGCACCCGCGAGCCCCTCGGCCTCGGCCGGCTGAAGTACAAGAAGGTCGTCGCCGTCGTCGAGGAGACCCTCGCCCTCACCAACACCCACAACGCGCCGTGGGTCCTCGTGGAGGCGGAGGAGCAACGCTTCCGCCGCGTGAAGATCCTGAGGGAGACGATCGCCGCGATGCGGCGGGCGCTGATGGCGCGCGGGATCACTCCGCCCGAGCCGTTGACGCCGGCGCAGATGAAGCGGGCGCCGAAGGGGAAGCGGCACGCCGATCCGCTGAAGCGGCCGCCGGCGATTCCGGGCGACTCGCCCCTCGCCCGCGTGGACCTCTCGGCGAAGCTCCCGCGCAGCCGGTACGCGAAGGAGCTCAAGGCCGCGCAGGAGCGCCTGCGCGAGCTGGAGTTCCGCTGCTACGTCGAGCGCGCACCCCTCGTCGTCGTCTTCGAGGGATGGGACGCCGCGGGCAAGGGCGGCGCGATCAAGCGGCTGACCGAGCACCTCGACCCGCGCGGGTACGCGGTGATCCCCATTGCGAAGCCCGAGGGGGCCGCGGCGCAGCGCCACTACCTCTGGCGGTTCTGGGACCAGCTCCCCAAGGCGGGGCACTTCGGGATCTTCGATCGCAGCTGGTACGGGCGCGTGCTCGTGGAGCGCGTCGAAGGGTTCTGCTCCGAGGCGGAGTGGCGTCGGGCCTACGAGGAGATCAACGAGTTCGAGCAGGCCCTGCACGACTCCGGGTGCGCGATCGTCAAGTTCTGGCTGCACATCGGCCCGGACGAGCAGCTCCGCCGATTCCGCGAGCGCGAGGCCTCCCCGATCAAGAACTTCAAGATCGTGGACGAGGACTGGCGCAACCGCGCGAAGTGGCCGCCGTACCTCGAGGCGGTCTCGGACATGCTGCGGCGGACGTCGACCGTCTACGCGCCGTGGACGATCGTCGAGGCGAACGACAAGCTCCACGCACGGGTCAAGATCGTGAAGACCGTGGTGCAGGCCCTGGAGAAACGGCTGGGGACCTAG
- a CDS encoding rhomboid family intramembrane serine protease: MILLPIGHEEEGTRRLPWVTFGIMILCVLAFVATGFGGSRSEFEAIDATEEAAEYWIEHPYLRLDPRLEATMHGPGTRKDAREAFQEGMKTFSEAPDDPETLAAEQAELDRLTQVAMNTSPAHPFYRFGLVPAKFSFVALFTHMFLHAGWLHLLGNLFILYLAGPFVEDVWGRPLYAAFYAACGVVAALSFALPHLGVNEPMVGASGAIAGVMGAFAVRYAGTKVHMFWAVGLWMRGTFWAPAWVMLGIWFAQQVFYAVLTHGSAGEAGGGVAFLAHVGGFVAGAGIAFGMKRLRAEERWLADAIDAKANKRLVDNAEVAQALELAAAGNAAGAYARLEAEVRRAPANGDAVLAWWSVAIELERARDAAPAMARLVQEEARRGQVDLAIDHWLELREKVPGVAVEPLTLVRLAGVLGERGHAKEAVEALKRALMAAGKAPTPATALRIAAAAADLDPAVARAAVQVALSRPDLDAAGRRQAESLRERLTPVAR; this comes from the coding sequence GTGATCCTGCTGCCGATCGGCCACGAAGAGGAAGGGACGCGTCGTCTGCCATGGGTGACGTTCGGGATCATGATCCTGTGCGTGCTCGCGTTCGTCGCGACGGGATTCGGGGGCTCGCGCTCGGAGTTCGAGGCGATCGACGCGACCGAGGAGGCCGCGGAGTACTGGATCGAGCATCCGTACCTGCGCCTGGATCCGCGCCTCGAGGCGACGATGCACGGCCCCGGCACGCGCAAGGACGCGCGCGAGGCCTTCCAGGAGGGGATGAAAACCTTCTCGGAGGCGCCGGACGACCCGGAGACGCTCGCCGCCGAGCAGGCGGAGCTCGACCGGCTCACGCAGGTGGCGATGAACACCTCCCCCGCGCATCCCTTCTACCGCTTCGGGCTCGTCCCGGCGAAGTTCTCGTTCGTCGCGTTGTTCACGCACATGTTCCTCCACGCCGGGTGGCTGCACCTGCTCGGCAACCTGTTCATCCTCTACCTCGCCGGGCCGTTCGTGGAGGACGTCTGGGGGCGCCCCCTCTACGCGGCGTTCTACGCGGCGTGCGGCGTCGTCGCCGCGCTGAGCTTCGCGCTCCCGCACCTCGGCGTGAACGAGCCGATGGTCGGAGCGTCGGGCGCGATCGCGGGAGTCATGGGGGCCTTCGCCGTGCGTTACGCCGGAACCAAGGTCCACATGTTCTGGGCGGTCGGGTTGTGGATGCGCGGGACCTTCTGGGCGCCGGCCTGGGTGATGCTCGGGATCTGGTTCGCGCAGCAGGTCTTTTACGCCGTGCTCACGCACGGCAGCGCCGGCGAGGCGGGCGGGGGCGTGGCCTTCCTCGCCCACGTCGGCGGATTCGTCGCGGGCGCCGGGATCGCGTTCGGCATGAAACGGCTGCGCGCGGAGGAGCGGTGGCTCGCCGACGCGATCGACGCCAAGGCGAACAAACGCCTCGTCGACAACGCCGAGGTCGCCCAGGCCCTCGAGCTCGCGGCGGCGGGGAACGCCGCGGGCGCCTACGCGCGCCTGGAGGCCGAGGTACGTCGCGCCCCCGCCAACGGCGATGCCGTGCTCGCGTGGTGGTCCGTGGCGATCGAGCTCGAGCGGGCCCGCGACGCCGCGCCCGCGATGGCGCGCCTCGTCCAGGAGGAGGCGCGGCGAGGTCAGGTCGACCTCGCGATCGATCACTGGCTCGAGCTGCGCGAGAAGGTCCCCGGCGTCGCCGTCGAGCCGCTCACCCTCGTGCGCCTGGCCGGCGTGCTCGGTGAGCGCGGCCACGCCAAGGAAGCGGTGGAAGCGCTCAAGCGCGCGCTGATGGCCGCGGGGAAGGCGCCGACGCCGGCGACGGCGCTGCGCATCGCCGCCGCCGCCGCGGATCTGGATCCGGCGGTCGCTCGCGCGGCGGTCCAGGTGGCGCTGTCGCGCCCCGACCTCGACGCCGCCGGTCGTCGCCAGGCCGAATCGCTCCGGGAGCGCCTGACTCCGGTCGCGCGCTAG
- a CDS encoding YhdH/YhfP family quinone oxidoreductase, translating to MSFLACRVFQEGDRVEGRLVRLELDDLGPGEVVIRAAFSGINYKDALAVTGKGRILKRLPLVAGIDVAGTVAASSDPRFREGQPVLVTGMGLGETQDGGFAERVRVPADWVVPMPEGLELREAMALGTAGFSAALAVHRLETIGQRPEAGPIVVTGAAGGVGSIAVAILAARGYEVIGVSSRKEHHAYLRGLGAAEVSTPEGLGLGSKALERARFGGVVDNVGGTLLSSLLPHVKPWGSVASVGNAGGPDLRTTVFPFILRGVSLLGVSSMDCAMPLRRALWDQLAGPMKPRDLEAIVSKVVPLASILGEFEPLLDRRVRGRVLVECAG from the coding sequence TTGAGCTTTCTCGCGTGTCGTGTCTTCCAGGAAGGGGATCGGGTCGAGGGTCGCCTCGTGCGCCTCGAGCTCGACGATCTCGGCCCCGGCGAGGTGGTGATCCGGGCCGCCTTCTCCGGGATCAACTACAAGGACGCCCTCGCGGTCACCGGCAAGGGCCGGATCCTCAAGCGGCTTCCGCTCGTCGCGGGGATCGATGTCGCGGGCACGGTCGCCGCCTCGTCGGACCCGCGTTTTCGCGAGGGTCAGCCGGTCCTCGTCACCGGGATGGGGCTGGGGGAGACGCAGGACGGCGGGTTCGCCGAGCGCGTGCGCGTCCCCGCCGACTGGGTCGTGCCGATGCCCGAGGGGCTCGAGCTGCGCGAGGCGATGGCGCTGGGGACCGCGGGATTCTCCGCTGCGCTCGCGGTCCACCGCCTCGAGACGATCGGGCAGCGGCCGGAGGCGGGGCCGATCGTGGTGACCGGGGCGGCGGGGGGCGTGGGTTCGATCGCCGTGGCGATTCTCGCCGCACGCGGGTACGAGGTGATCGGCGTCTCGTCGCGGAAGGAGCACCACGCGTACCTTCGCGGGCTCGGGGCGGCGGAGGTCTCGACTCCGGAAGGCCTGGGGCTCGGCTCGAAGGCGCTCGAGCGCGCCCGCTTCGGCGGCGTCGTGGACAACGTCGGCGGCACGCTGCTCTCCTCGCTGCTCCCGCACGTGAAGCCGTGGGGGAGCGTCGCGTCGGTCGGGAACGCCGGCGGGCCCGACCTCCGGACGACGGTGTTCCCGTTCATCCTGCGCGGAGTGAGTCTCCTCGGGGTCAGCTCGATGGACTGCGCGATGCCGTTGCGGCGCGCCCTGTGGGACCAGCTCGCCGGCCCGATGAAGCCGCGCGACCTCGAGGCGATCGTCTCGAAGGTGGTGCCCCTGGCGTCGATCCTGGGGGAATTCGAGCCGTTGCTCGATCGGCGCGTGCGAGGCCGCGTCCTGGTGGAGTGCGCCGGGTGA
- a CDS encoding DMT family transporter encodes MKAMALAIAAGCCWGIGEACTKSVLHTGKIGPLTAIAVRSAIALPVLGLAWWIATHGIAFEPRGALKALGAADLLKLVIGSGLVAGAGGMICFYGALSLGDLSQVKPVAFTVAPALATLLGWLVLGEGMSWRKGIAVLLILAGVVLLTGGGVARPR; translated from the coding sequence ATGAAGGCGATGGCGCTGGCGATCGCGGCCGGGTGCTGCTGGGGCATCGGCGAGGCGTGCACGAAATCGGTCCTGCACACGGGGAAGATCGGCCCCCTGACCGCGATCGCGGTGCGGTCGGCGATCGCGCTGCCGGTCCTCGGCCTGGCGTGGTGGATCGCGACGCACGGGATCGCGTTCGAGCCCCGCGGCGCCCTCAAGGCGCTCGGCGCCGCGGACCTCCTCAAGCTCGTGATCGGCTCGGGGCTCGTCGCGGGCGCCGGCGGGATGATCTGCTTCTACGGCGCGCTCAGCCTCGGCGACCTCTCGCAGGTGAAGCCCGTGGCCTTCACGGTCGCCCCCGCGCTCGCGACGCTTCTCGGGTGGCTCGTCCTCGGCGAGGGGATGTCGTGGCGGAAGGGAATCGCCGTCCTGCTCATCCTCGCCGGAGTGGTCCTGCTGACCGGAGGCGGCGTTGCGCGCCCTCGTTGA